DNA sequence from the Bacteroidales bacterium genome:
AATTTTAAAGTTTTCATAACAACCTCCGTTTTTTAAATTGTTTGTTTGAATTAAATGATAAAAAGAACTTTTCTTTTTTCTTATCGTTGATGAAACAAAGGTAGAATGGTACGATTCGGGAAACATGGCAGAATATTGCCATTGTTTTTTTTAGTGGAATTCAGGGATTGGCTCGATGAGGGAGTTGAAGTTGGAATACGATAAAAAAAGGCAGTCAACCACACTGTTGACTGCCTACTTCTGACTGTCGACTTCTTTTATCGGGGTACTCACACTAAAAAGCGGTCATAACTTAATGATTATCAATGCCAATAAATGAAGTTTTTAAACCGTTAGATTGTAAATAATACAAGGCATTTATTCTTAGATTAGTATTAATTATAAAACGGTACATCAGGTAGCCACATCAATATTTACCCAAACCCCGCATCGACCACTATCACCATAGAATTGCCCAGCACCACAGATTTAAAGAACGCTACTGTCGCTATATATAACGTTAACGCCCAGCAGGTCATATCGCGCCGCATAAACAAACCAACATCCGTTATAGATACCTCAACCCTGCCAAGTAGTGTATTTTTTGTGCGGATCACTACTGAAAAGACTGTGATGATAACCAAATTCTTCAAGCAATAAGCACTACGGCTCATTTCTGGCGCATAAGGGATAAAATATTATCACTTATTATACCCTATATAGAATAATATTCATTGAGATCATTATTCATTATGGAAATAGCGGTGTAAGCACCTGAATTACTGAGTGTTGCTTGACGTTCATACGCGCAACTGACCACAGTAGAACATTAATCACAGGCTTATTGTCGCACATTAAAGCCATAACACTTTTACGCTGCCATTCGCATTAAATATTGCTAAACCGTATGGTTTTCATTACATTTACGGCATAGTACTTGCTGTAAATCAAATACATTCCACGAATTGTTAGTTCAATGATTTAAACAAAGTAAAATGAAAACATTATTACTTTTTGCAATGATTGCATTATCAATTGATGCATTTGCCCAAAACGACCAGCCAACTTTCGGCTTACAACCCACATCATCCAATCCAATGGAAGATATTCAGAATTTGAATTGGAAGAGAGGATCGAAACCACCTGACATCTACTGTGAATTTTATTCTACACAGATTATTAATAAACAAGGACTCGTGCAGTCGTCATATGTTCAAATAATTGATAGTATCTACTACTGGGAATTGGATACGCTCTCCACTGGATGGATAAATGCATTTAAAGTCACTAATATAATTTATGACGCCAATAATAATCCAGTAAGCAAATTATTTAAAAAATGGAACGGTATCGACTGGGATATTGATTGTCGATATACTTACACTTACGATGCCAACAATAATTGGACAAGTATAGCAATACAAGGATGGAACGGCAATACGTGGGTGAATGACTTGCTAAGAAACAGAACCTTTGATGCCAACAATAATACGACAAGTGATTTAATACAACAATGGAATGACAGCACGTGGTGGAATTTTAGTCAACATATTTGTACATACAATGCCAACAATAATAGGACAAGTGATTTATATCAGCAAAACTGGAACGGCAACACGTGGGGTTATGGTTTTCTATTAACCTTTATCTTCGATACCAATAATAATCTAACAACATACTTATACCAAACTTGGGATGGTAATAATTTGGCGAATGTTTGGCAGCACATCTATACTTACGATAATAATAATAATAATACGACTGAATTATATCAAAAATGGAATGGCAGCGATTGGGTGAATAACTGGCAAAACACATATTACTACGACGCTAACAATAACCAGACAGGTGAAATATTGCAAAATTGGCAGGACAGCACTTGGCTGACAACTCATAAACGGATTTATGCCTACGATGCCAACAATAATCAAACAAGCATACTGGAACAAGAATGGAACGGCAGCGACTGGTCGAATACGCAGCAAAGCATTTTTACCTATGATGTTAACAATAACCTGACCAGTGAAGTAGTAAATCATTGGGATGACAACTTATGGGTAATTTACTCTCAGTCCACCAAAACTTACGATGCAAACAACAATCTGACCAGTGAATTAGACCAGGAATGGAACGACAATAACTGGATAAATATACGGCAATCATTTTCCATCTATGATGACAAGAATTTTACAATAAGTACTTCTTATAAACGGTGGGATGATACTGGCTCTGAAATAACCTATGGCGACAGTACCCATTATTATTTTCATACTGTTGTTGGCATTGATGAATTACCGCATTCTATGGAAAGCATATCTGTCTACCCCAATCCCTCTTCTACCACCATTACCGTAGCACTGCCTTCCACCACACCCGTCAATAACACAACCTTATCCATATACAACGTCAGCGCCCAGCAGGTCATATCCCAAATCATAATCTCACCGCTCACCGTTATTTATATCAAGACGCTCCCCAGTGGCGTATATTTTGCGCGGATCACAACTGACAGGACGGTGCAGGTGGGAAAGTTTGTGAAGCAATGATTTAAATACGAAAAAACATAGAATAACTACCTTCTAACCTTACTAAGTTTATTACAAATTTTATTACGTAATAAAAATGGTTGTAAAATATATGATTTACAACCCATTACATTTTTCAAAGTCGGGGTACTCAGATTCGAACTGAGGACCCCCTGCTCCCAAAGCAGGTGCGCTAACCGGACTGCGCTATACCCCGAAGAGGGTGTGAGTTTGAGTGTGCAAGTGAAGTGTGAGTGAAGAGGGTGTGAGTTTGAGTGTGCAAGTGAAGTGTGAGTGTGACTTATTATATTTGTCGATCCATTGATCGGTACATGGCCAGTAGCATTTTGGAACATTGCTCATAGCCATTGTATAAAGCCGTATATGAATCGTCTTCTATAATTTTCATTTCATGAAGTAAATCCAATATGGCAGCACATTCAAAAACCGAACCCCTGGCAATCGTATAAAAATGCTTTTTATCCTGTACTGACATCCTTCCCGTTCCTTCCGCAAGATTCAGCAGTGCGCTAAGCGATGCTCTCTTCCACTGATCCTTGATGTAAATATCAATTAATGTTGATTGTGATATTAACGCCAAAACCTTGAGATTCTGACTCTTTACTATCTGATAAACCTCTAATTTTTCAAAATCAAA
Encoded proteins:
- a CDS encoding T9SS type A sorting domain-containing protein, giving the protein MKTLLLFAMIALSIDAFAQNDQPTFGLQPTSSNPMEDIQNLNWKRGSKPPDIYCEFYSTQIINKQGLVQSSYVQIIDSIYYWELDTLSTGWINAFKVTNIIYDANNNPVSKLFKKWNGIDWDIDCRYTYTYDANNNWTSIAIQGWNGNTWVNDLLRNRTFDANNNTTSDLIQQWNDSTWWNFSQHICTYNANNNRTSDLYQQNWNGNTWGYGFLLTFIFDTNNNLTTYLYQTWDGNNLANVWQHIYTYDNNNNNTTELYQKWNGSDWVNNWQNTYYYDANNNQTGEILQNWQDSTWLTTHKRIYAYDANNNQTSILEQEWNGSDWSNTQQSIFTYDVNNNLTSEVVNHWDDNLWVIYSQSTKTYDANNNLTSELDQEWNDNNWINIRQSFSIYDDKNFTISTSYKRWDDTGSEITYGDSTHYYFHTVVGIDELPHSMESISVYPNPSSTTITVALPSTTPVNNTTLSIYNVSAQQVISQIIISPLTVIYIKTLPSGVYFARITTDRTVQVGKFVKQ
- a CDS encoding four helix bundle protein; its protein translation is MFDFEKLEVYQIVKSQNLKVLALISQSTLIDIYIKDQWKRASLSALLNLAEGTGRMSVQDKKHFYTIARGSVFECAAILDLLHEMKIIEDDSYTALYNGYEQCSKMLLAMYRSMDRQI